A region from the Lolium perenne isolate Kyuss_39 chromosome 4, Kyuss_2.0, whole genome shotgun sequence genome encodes:
- the LOC139838901 gene encoding uncharacterized protein, whose product MDLVKEVWTWPVRSSSAAGILSAKLKNLRYELKRWGKSLSAIKQLILKCNQAILILDQLEDERELSRPEFNFRNIVKEHLKALMQSQSDYWKKRCTIRWIKLGGENTKFFHSKATERYRHNVIADIMDDDGNTLSTHSEKANAFLHSFKNRMGVCRATTPMDLGAVIQRVDNLDSLVTPFSDEEIDKIVQHMKPDRAPGPDGFNGLFLKKCWDIVRADFINLCHDFHCGKASLQSINGSFITLVPKKHSPETINDFRPISLTNTCLKFLTKLAANRMQSEIKRTVHANQYGFIQQRTIQDCLAWSFEFLRGVRQGDPQSPLLFVQGADLLQTLVNIAYREGILVAPIPVESDFPIIQYADDTIIILPAEKVQLAAFKNILDQYAAFTGLKFLMPLYLLAPSGGEMCSAWWTSTELSLNVPLEMMDFIFPYPHKLMEKCCS is encoded by the exons ATGGATTTGGTTAAGGAGGTGTGGACTTGGCCAGTTAGATCTTCTTCTGCTGCAGGCATTCTTTCAGCCAAGCTAAAAAATCTGAGATATGAGCTTAAGAGATGGGGGAAAAGCTTATCTGCCATTAAGCAGTTAATTTTGAAATGTAATCAGGCAATCCTGATTCTTGATCAGTTGGAGGATGAAAGGGAGTTGAGCAGGCCTGAATTTAATTTCAGGAATATTGTGAAGGAGCATTTAAAAGCTCTGATGCAGTCTCAGTCTGATTATTGGAAGAAGAGATGCACTATAAGATGGATCAAACTTGGAGGTGAAAACACTAAATTTTTTCACTCCAAGGCCACAGAGAGATATAGGCATAATGTGATTGCAGATATTATGGATGATGATGGGAATACTTTGTCCACTCATAGTGAAAAAGCTAATGCTTTCCTTCACAGCTTCAAAAATAGGATGGGAGTTTGCAGGGCAACCACCCCTATGGATCTTGGAGCTGTCATTCAGAGAGTGGATAACCTTGATTCTCTGGTAACTCCTTTTTCTGATGAAGAGATTGACAAGATTGTTCAACATATGAAGCCAGATAGAGCCCCTGGTCCTGATGGTTTTAATGGTTTATTTTTGAAAAAATGTTGGGATATAGTCAGAGCTGATTTTATTAATTTATGTCATGATTTTCACTGTGGCAAAGCCTCCCTTCAGAGTATCAATGGTTCCTTCATTACTCTAGTGCCTAAGAAGCACAGTCCTGAGACTATAAATGATTTTAGGCCAATTTCTCTGACTAATACTTGCCTCAAATTCTTGACTAAATTGGCTGCTAATAGGATGCAAAGTGAGATCAAAAGAACTGTTCATGCCAATCAGTATGGGTTTATTCAGCAGAGAACAATTCAGGACTGCCTTGCATGGTCTTTTGAGTTTCT GAGAGGAGTAAGGCAAGGAGACCCTCAGTCTCCTCTGCTTTTTGTACAAGGGGCTGATCTGTTACAGACATTGGTCAATATTGCATACAGAGAGGGAATTCTGGTTGCTCCAATTCCTGTTGAAAGTGATTTTCCTATCATtcagtatgctgatgatactatTATTATTTTACCTGCTGAGAAAGTGCAATTGGCTGCCTTCAAAAATATCCTGGATCAGTATGCTGCTTTCACAGGTCTTAAG TTCCTCATGCCACTGTACTTGTTGGCTCCTTCTGGTGGAGAGATGTGTTCAGCTTGGTGGACCAGTACAGAGCTGTCACTAAATGTACCATTGGAAATG ATGGATTTCATCTTCCCTTATCCACACAAGCTCATGGAGAAATGTTGCAGTTGA